The following DNA comes from Triticum aestivum cultivar Chinese Spring chromosome 3D, IWGSC CS RefSeq v2.1, whole genome shotgun sequence.
ttcttcgcggatgtCTTGCTCTTCTTCGGCCGCGCGTTGGGgagcttcggggggggggggggggggcgccggcgcgacgccacccgccgccgaggtcatccgtggcggcatgaagaggccgcgcgcgaggccgatgctcggaggaactccggcggaggcgaggccaacgctccccgcgctagggtttgcggaggcggcggcggcggtggaggggtcgcggctgtaggatggggtgagcggggtgccggcgTGTGCGTCCATCGGGTCAagttcgccggcgccggcgcgcgcggggcgaagttggcggggaggagagagtgtgGCGCGAGCGCTCGTGTGTGCCGCGCGCGAAAGCGGGCGCCCCAAATACACATCGCGAGTTGGCGATTCGGACCGCGCGTCCAACTCCATATGCCGCGCGCACGGTTATTGCGCACCCGCCGGAACCACTCTACCGGTTGCGGCGCGTTAAAATGGCCAAATTTGCGGCGCGACGCTTGTTtaacgcggctgttggagatgctcttactgtgAAAAGCTGTTTATATTCTCTGGGGAAAAAAGGCGTCAAGCTTCTACATATACTCCTACGGTCCTACCTCACATGTGAAAAGGAAGAATTGTTTAATCTATTCTTGTTTTGACTTAGGATGGAAAAAGTACATAGTGAAGTGTCGAGCAGCTGATCTATGGAGCAAAGACGCGGAGCAAGTCAGCAGTCACACACACCGTTTATTCGACGCACTGTCCTACATTTGAGAAGTCTCAGCTGTAGCGTATCGAATGCAGCACTGCTCACGTTTGAACAGATTCTCACCTCAACAAGAACGTGCAAATAAAAAAAAAATTTAACAAGAACGTGCAAATGAAAGAGCACCATATACTTATAGATGTTCGATGGGCAAGATACACGTGTACACAGTGTACAAGTACAATCAGTGTACTTGTGTAGCATCATCACTTTACAAAAGACGATAAGCAAAGGGAGGGATGGAGCTCGTAGAGTATCTGATTCTGATCCCTGCAGGTTAGCCATGTACCTGAACATAGTTTAGTCGAATTAACACACATATCCCTAAAGAACTCGTCATTGACACACATATCTCACAAGCACGTTGCTAGCTGCTGGCTAGACGTGTTTCCATAATTCTCCACGCATGTATAAAACTATAAAGGAGAAACATACTGCGTGCAGTGCTCATCGTTTTATTTTCTAAATATGACAGTAGAATATATTTTATTTTCCAACTAAGAATAAATGGGGTGAGTGTTTGTTTAGCTATATCATAACTTTTTTTAGTGTATTCTAAATTTCCACATGGATAATTAATGCGCTTGCCTATGGTTCACTTGAGAACTGAGTCACTTGACTAAGAAATAACTATTTTCTTACTTAATTTTAGATAGCCGGCTGATCAAGATTTTTTTTGTACTTGCAAGTACCAAGATGTCCCGATCGAATCGTTATTAGTGGCGACTTCAACGGTATAGTTATTTATTATTTTCCATGGAAATAACACAACAAATAAAATTTGTATTATTGGTGCTCCTCGCACATTAAAAGAAGTGTATACTTGTATAAGTAAATAATGTTACACAAAAAGTCCAGTGCTTAACAATCTTTACGTTGAGAAGAAAGTAAAGAAGTCCTTAGGAAGAGGTGGAGCAGGGAGAAGCTAAAGAATTATACTTTCATTTTCTGTCGTCGCTACTGAACAACCAATTGTCCAAAGAGCTGGGACCTGATTACACAAATCCAGGATTACTGTATTGTGACAAAAAATTGTGTCTTATTTTTATTCAGTATGTCATGTGTGGATAAGTGATGTTATAAGCAAAGTTGAGGGTCGCCAAACAGAACAATCTATTTTCTGACAAGTGTTCCAGATAGAACGATCATCGGTTTCTTTCTAAATGCGATCGCACACATGTTTTGTATTGCGTTGGATTACGGTTTAATAAGATCCAGGTTTTAACCCCATGCATTGGATTGATGTTCTGCAGAATTTTTTGGAACATCTACCATACAAGCACTAGCAAAACGTGATGCTAATCGGGTGCTGACTAGGAGCGGTACAGCAGTACTAGATGGAGCATAAACAACTTTGGTGTGCGGCACTATTCTATTCTTACGCGTGACGCACACACTGCCATTAACAAAGTAGTTCAAGCATCTATAAGTAGATGAAACCAACCACTGCACCCACCATCCAAATCATCGCAACAGCAGCAGCCGGGCAGAGCAATCTTCTTCTTCGATCTCTCGTCATTCATCAATGGCCAAGATCCagccccttccttcctctccctgcTCCACCTCTTCCTACGGAAACCAACAGAGCTCGCAGGCTTACACGGTGTGGATGAAGTCGCTGGTCTTCAACGGCAACGGCTGCGCGGTGTACGGCCCAGACGGCGCCGTCGCCTTCCGCGTCGACAACTACGGCTGCAGGGGCGGCCGCGAGGTCCTCTTCATGGACCGCGCCGGCAACGCCCTCATCAGGATCAGGCGCAAAGGCTTCGGCATGTTCAGGAGGTGGGAGGTCTCCCGCTGCGCCCACAACGGCGGCCAGGACGAGGAGGCAACGCCGTGGTTCAGAGTGCGCCGGGCCGAGAAGGGCGGGGCCGCCGTGGCGATGCACGGCGGCGCGGGGACGTGCTACACGATGGACGGATGCTGCGCGCGCAAGCCGGAGTACAGAATCCGCGACGTGGATG
Coding sequences within:
- the LOC123075365 gene encoding protein LURP-one-related 11-like — its product is MAKIQPLPSSPCSTSSYGNQQSSQAYTVWMKSLVFNGNGCAVYGPDGAVAFRVDNYGCRGGREVLFMDRAGNALIRIRRKGFGMFRRWEVSRCAHNGGQDEEATPWFRVRRAEKGGAAVAMHGGAGTCYTMDGCCARKPEYRIRDVDGTVVAEVARKQTTAGVVLGEDVLTLTVGPEVGHLLVLGLVVVRGLMNGSM